In a single window of the Mycolicibacterium poriferae genome:
- a CDS encoding copper resistance CopC family protein, whose amino-acid sequence MYLATRAVMTTLVALAFLLSGVGVAAAHTSLVGSDPVNGATVASPLTAVVLNFSEEINPAFADVAVTSADGRNWVSGSASVEGTRLTVALGPDRLTDGLYTVGYRVVSADGHPVSGSYSFTIAGVGEQPSPTVAPSPAAPSTDEPSVPAPGSDTKASVLTAAGVGLALGGVIAFWQHRRRRKNAANHPGSEPGPSLGS is encoded by the coding sequence GTGTACCTGGCCACGCGCGCCGTCATGACCACACTGGTGGCGCTGGCGTTCTTGCTGTCCGGAGTCGGGGTTGCTGCCGCGCACACCTCACTGGTTGGTTCTGATCCGGTGAACGGCGCGACCGTCGCCTCCCCATTGACCGCCGTCGTGCTGAACTTCTCCGAAGAAATCAATCCAGCGTTCGCTGACGTCGCCGTTACCAGCGCTGATGGTCGAAACTGGGTGTCCGGCTCGGCAAGCGTCGAAGGTACGCGCCTCACTGTCGCCCTCGGACCCGACCGGCTCACCGACGGCCTGTACACCGTCGGCTACCGCGTGGTCTCAGCAGATGGCCACCCCGTCTCCGGCTCGTACTCGTTCACCATTGCCGGCGTTGGCGAACAGCCTTCACCCACAGTTGCGCCATCCCCTGCAGCACCCAGCACCGATGAGCCGTCAGTACCGGCGCCCGGTTCGGACACCAAAGCATCCGTACTCACAGCGGCCGGCGTCGGCCTGGCCCTTGGAGGTGTGATCGCGTTCTGGCAACACAGGCGCCGTCGGAAGAACGCTGCCAATCACCCCGGCTCTGAACCCGGGCCTTCACTTGGCAGCTAA
- a CDS encoding M56 family metallopeptidase, with protein sequence MTVAAALLLYVAAVLTIAPKLLVHITADGEAPRLAIAAWATAVVAVLGCSVAAVALLLIEAAGHWDSPDALIVSCLERLRAILLGHGGLPARIVATIAVAFAVGSLIAIVIRIGRALGRMRSHTFAHADAVRLVGRSYGSDVVVIEASEPAAYCVAGRPPAIVVTTAALAALDGNQLAAVVAHERAHLDGRHAYAIAAARCLTAVLPTCRLFSGAATHINSLLEMCADDAAARRHGRQPLLAGLLTLSGATTPAHGLAAAGIAVLTRAERLSKPPRRFARIQTQVALSGAVAAMAATPFAIVTLSLTGVLICFA encoded by the coding sequence ATGACCGTCGCAGCGGCTTTGCTGCTGTACGTCGCGGCGGTACTGACGATCGCACCGAAACTTCTGGTCCACATCACCGCCGACGGCGAGGCTCCGCGCCTGGCGATAGCCGCGTGGGCCACCGCTGTGGTAGCGGTGCTCGGCTGCTCGGTTGCCGCCGTCGCGCTGCTCCTCATCGAGGCCGCTGGACACTGGGACAGCCCCGACGCGCTGATCGTCTCTTGCCTGGAACGTCTCCGCGCCATTCTCCTCGGCCACGGCGGGTTGCCGGCACGAATCGTGGCGACCATCGCGGTGGCTTTCGCCGTCGGAAGTTTGATCGCCATAGTCATACGAATAGGCCGCGCTCTGGGCCGCATGCGCTCCCACACTTTCGCCCATGCCGACGCCGTGCGCCTGGTTGGCAGGTCGTACGGCAGCGACGTCGTGGTCATCGAGGCATCGGAGCCTGCGGCGTATTGTGTGGCGGGCCGCCCACCGGCGATTGTGGTGACCACCGCAGCTCTGGCCGCACTCGATGGGAACCAACTTGCAGCTGTCGTCGCCCACGAACGTGCTCACCTCGACGGCCGTCACGCCTACGCCATCGCCGCGGCGCGCTGCCTGACTGCTGTGCTGCCCACCTGCAGGCTGTTCTCGGGCGCAGCCACGCACATCAATTCTCTGTTGGAGATGTGCGCCGACGATGCGGCCGCTCGTCGCCACGGCCGTCAGCCCCTGCTCGCGGGCCTGTTGACCCTGTCAGGCGCCACCACCCCGGCTCACGGTCTGGCCGCCGCCGGTATCGCCGTACTCACCCGTGCCGAACGGTTATCGAAGCCACCGCGACGGTTCGCCCGCATCCAGACCCAAGTCGCGCTCAGCGGAGCCGTAGCGGCGATGGCCGCCACACCGTTCGCGATCGTCACTCTGTCCCTGACGGGCGTACTGATCTGCTTCGCGTAA
- a CDS encoding DsbA family protein: protein MNPMTRILLTVFVVITAVIGAGVYFSSQDGGTAGAGGTQGDGEAQVVRENSHRLSSPPDSDVTFVEFLDFECEGCGAAFPAVEQLRAQYGQQVTFVARYFPMPGHFNGERAARAVEAAAQQGQFEPMYKKMFETQSQWGEQQVPADEVFRGYATELGLDVAAWDEAYNAPATLERIKDDIADGTALGVQGTPTFFVNGKQLDIKTYADLGAAIRNALGQQK from the coding sequence GTGAATCCAATGACTCGAATTCTGCTGACTGTGTTTGTAGTCATCACTGCGGTGATCGGCGCCGGTGTGTACTTTTCAAGTCAAGATGGCGGTACAGCAGGAGCGGGTGGAACACAGGGTGACGGCGAAGCCCAGGTGGTGCGCGAGAACAGTCATCGCCTCAGTTCCCCGCCCGACAGCGATGTGACCTTTGTCGAATTTCTCGATTTCGAATGTGAAGGCTGCGGCGCGGCGTTCCCCGCCGTTGAGCAGTTGCGCGCACAGTACGGTCAGCAAGTCACCTTCGTCGCCCGCTACTTCCCGATGCCCGGACACTTCAACGGAGAACGAGCGGCACGTGCGGTAGAAGCAGCAGCGCAGCAAGGCCAGTTCGAACCCATGTACAAGAAGATGTTCGAGACGCAGAGTCAATGGGGCGAACAGCAGGTCCCGGCAGACGAGGTGTTCCGCGGATACGCAACCGAACTGGGTCTCGACGTAGCTGCGTGGGATGAGGCGTACAACGCTCCGGCCACACTTGAGCGAATCAAGGACGACATCGCCGACGGCACCGCCCTCGGCGTGCAGGGCACGCCTACCTTCTTCGTCAACGGGAAGCAGTTAGATATCAAAACTTACGCCGACCTGGGCGCTGCGATACGAAACGCTCTCGGCCAGCAAAAGTAG
- a CDS encoding TlpA disulfide reductase family protein, with product MIRRCTAAGLSALLLGVAVSGCSSGDDAVAQGGTFEFVSPGGQVDIFYDPPLSRGRPGPIRGPDLMDPNRTLSLDDFAEQVVVINVWGQWCGPCRTEMPELQRVYDATRNEGVAFLGIDVRDNNRQAAVDFIVDRKVTFPSIYDPPMRTMIALGAKYPTTVIPSTIVLDRSHRVAAVFLRALLAEDLEPVVRRLAAETASGSGPPR from the coding sequence ATGATACGGCGTTGCACCGCGGCGGGCCTGAGCGCGTTGCTGCTGGGTGTCGCAGTGTCAGGATGCTCCAGCGGAGACGACGCCGTCGCGCAGGGTGGCACGTTCGAGTTCGTGTCGCCAGGGGGGCAGGTCGACATCTTCTACGATCCACCTTTGAGTCGTGGTCGACCGGGGCCGATACGCGGACCCGACCTTATGGACCCCAACCGCACGTTGTCACTCGATGACTTCGCCGAGCAGGTGGTGGTGATCAACGTGTGGGGTCAGTGGTGTGGTCCCTGTCGGACCGAGATGCCCGAATTGCAAAGGGTGTACGACGCGACCCGAAACGAGGGGGTCGCCTTCCTTGGTATCGACGTCCGCGACAACAACCGCCAAGCTGCGGTCGACTTCATCGTCGATCGCAAGGTCACCTTCCCATCGATATACGACCCACCGATGCGCACGATGATCGCCTTGGGCGCGAAGTATCCCACTACCGTGATCCCGTCCACCATCGTCTTGGACCGGTCGCATCGCGTTGCCGCGGTGTTCCTGCGGGCGCTGCTCGCCGAGGACCTCGAACCGGTGGTCCGTCGCCTCGCCGCCGAGACCGCATCCGGCTCAGGACCCCCGCGGTGA
- a CDS encoding BlaI/MecI/CopY family transcriptional regulator: MARVRGFGELEASIMDRLWNRDPDSDTTVREIFDELSTERHIAYTTVMSTMDNLHGKGWLSRERDGKAYRYRPTLTREEHSARLMLEALSGGGRSEAVLSHFVAQIDPEESADLRAALRRLARKSGRR; encoded by the coding sequence ATGGCTCGGGTGCGTGGCTTCGGAGAACTCGAGGCATCGATCATGGATCGCCTCTGGAATCGTGATCCCGACAGCGACACCACAGTCAGGGAGATCTTTGATGAGTTGAGCACCGAACGGCATATCGCCTACACCACGGTCATGTCGACGATGGACAACTTGCACGGCAAGGGTTGGCTGTCGCGTGAACGCGACGGCAAGGCATACCGCTACCGCCCCACCCTGACGCGCGAGGAGCACAGTGCACGACTCATGCTGGAGGCTCTGAGCGGCGGCGGTCGATCCGAGGCGGTCCTGAGTCATTTCGTGGCGCAAATCGATCCGGAGGAATCCGCTGACTTGCGCGCTGCGCTGCGGCGCCTGGCCCGCAAGTCAGGCCGCCGATGA
- the ctaE gene encoding aa3-type cytochrome oxidase subunit III: protein MTSGTAITARVHSLNRPNMVAVGTIVWLSSELMFFAGLFAMYFTARAQADEWPPPPTELNLALAVPVTLVLIASSFTCQMGVFAAERGDVFGLRRWYFVTFLMGLFFMLGQGYEYLSLVREGTTIAGSAYGSVFYLTTGFHGLHVIGGLVAFILLLVRTRMSKFTPAQATAAIVVSYYWHFVDIVWIALFATIYFVR from the coding sequence ATGACAAGTGGCACCGCCATCACGGCACGGGTTCATTCGCTGAACCGGCCCAACATGGTCGCCGTGGGGACGATCGTGTGGTTGTCCAGTGAGTTGATGTTCTTCGCCGGTCTGTTCGCGATGTACTTCACCGCTCGTGCCCAGGCCGACGAGTGGCCGCCACCACCCACCGAGCTGAATCTCGCGCTCGCGGTGCCGGTGACCCTGGTCCTCATCGCGTCTTCGTTCACTTGCCAGATGGGAGTGTTCGCCGCCGAACGCGGCGACGTATTCGGCCTGCGCCGGTGGTACTTCGTCACCTTCCTCATGGGATTGTTCTTCATGCTCGGCCAGGGATACGAATACCTCAGCCTGGTGCGGGAGGGAACCACCATCGCCGGCAGCGCCTATGGCTCGGTCTTCTACCTCACGACGGGTTTCCACGGTTTGCACGTCATTGGCGGCCTCGTCGCCTTCATCCTGCTGCTCGTGCGCACGCGCATGAGCAAGTTCACCCCCGCCCAAGCGACGGCCGCCATCGTGGTGTCCTACTACTGGCACTTCGTCGATATCGTGTGGATCGCGCTCTTTGCCACCATCTACTTCGTGAGATGA
- a CDS encoding cytochrome c oxidase assembly protein, translating to MVGGTVIGQVVLPTSPPTIWAMLGWLPPPVPLLPVLAMVLAVWYVLAVRVVRSRGRQWAWTRTASFLGGCIALAAVTGLAIDGYGYRLFSAFMFQHLTLSILVPPLLVLGAPGRLLLRSTPHSGLGRYVVMSALAGLRCRASRIVLHPGFTIPVFLLSYYGLYLSDLFDAAAASVAGHVALQVFFLVSGLLFILPILSTGPLPVRQSNLGRFFDIFVEMPLHVFIGVILMMAPRTLTETFANPPPDWNVDPVADQAVAGALAWSYGEPVALLTTVIFAIRWRRDEESETAKREADVEREDAELAAYNAFLRGLHQQPRRPTDLPSTADKDD from the coding sequence ATGGTGGGCGGAACCGTGATCGGTCAGGTAGTGCTCCCCACCTCACCGCCTACGATTTGGGCGATGCTCGGTTGGTTACCGCCACCGGTTCCGTTACTGCCCGTATTGGCAATGGTATTGGCGGTGTGGTACGTGCTCGCCGTTCGAGTCGTCAGATCGCGAGGCCGCCAGTGGGCGTGGACGCGGACGGCGAGCTTCCTGGGAGGGTGTATCGCCTTGGCGGCGGTGACGGGCCTGGCCATCGACGGCTATGGCTACCGTTTGTTCAGTGCCTTCATGTTTCAGCACCTGACGCTGTCGATCCTCGTTCCGCCTCTGCTGGTTCTGGGTGCGCCTGGCCGGTTGCTACTCAGGTCCACACCCCACAGTGGCCTCGGACGTTACGTCGTGATGTCCGCGCTGGCTGGACTTCGGTGCCGGGCGAGCAGGATCGTGTTGCACCCCGGCTTCACTATTCCGGTTTTCCTCTTGAGCTACTACGGCCTGTACCTCTCCGACCTATTCGATGCGGCGGCGGCCAGCGTGGCCGGACACGTAGCCCTGCAGGTGTTCTTCCTCGTCAGCGGCCTGTTGTTCATCCTGCCGATACTGTCGACCGGTCCCTTGCCGGTCCGGCAAAGCAACCTGGGCCGCTTCTTCGACATCTTCGTCGAAATGCCACTGCACGTGTTCATCGGTGTCATTCTGATGATGGCACCGCGGACGCTCACTGAGACCTTTGCCAATCCTCCACCGGACTGGAACGTCGACCCCGTCGCCGACCAGGCGGTGGCCGGCGCGTTGGCGTGGTCTTATGGCGAGCCCGTCGCTTTGCTGACCACAGTGATCTTCGCCATCCGCTGGCGCCGTGACGAGGAGTCGGAGACGGCGAAAAGGGAGGCCGACGTCGAACGCGAGGATGCGGAACTTGCTGCCTACAACGCGTTTCTGCGCGGATTGCACCAACAGCCGCGACGGCCTACCGACCTGCCGAGCACCGCCGACAAGGATGACTGA
- the ripC gene encoding peptidoglycan hydrolase RipC: MNRPAAVCRSAGALVVAVVLALTLGDSAGIGRADPASDALARLTELSREAEQTTEAVYSAELDLEAKLAAQRTAEDRQRSELEAMTVARANLAEYQTAVNQVAAASYMGGSTSTISAALNAESPQRLLDDLSASKVMAAQMSDRIKAFRAASARADDAARAAQSSALAARTAAEQASAVRAGLQSKQSRLRTQIAEVEALYRALTPDQRAALADPGPVPPAPPAPPAANPAIMALPEAIAPAGPGPSNAPGGAAVVQAALTRVGAPYSWGATGPDAFDCSGLIKWAFLQNGKSLPRSSQALAAGGEPVATAEVQPGDIVTFYSDASHAGIYIGDGNMVHASTYGTPVKVAPISSAPIYNVRRY; this comes from the coding sequence ATGAACCGCCCTGCCGCAGTATGCCGATCGGCGGGTGCTCTCGTCGTGGCGGTAGTGTTGGCACTGACACTCGGCGATTCGGCGGGTATCGGGCGGGCCGATCCGGCTTCCGATGCCCTGGCCCGCTTGACGGAGCTCTCTCGCGAGGCCGAGCAGACCACAGAGGCCGTGTATTCGGCCGAACTAGACCTCGAGGCGAAACTAGCGGCGCAGCGCACGGCTGAGGATCGTCAACGCTCCGAACTGGAGGCGATGACCGTGGCGCGGGCCAATCTCGCCGAGTATCAGACCGCCGTGAACCAGGTGGCGGCCGCGTCGTACATGGGCGGTTCCACCAGCACAATCAGCGCGGCGCTGAACGCGGAGTCTCCGCAACGCCTACTGGACGACCTTTCGGCCAGCAAGGTGATGGCGGCTCAGATGTCGGACCGCATCAAGGCCTTTCGCGCTGCATCGGCCCGGGCCGACGACGCAGCGCGCGCGGCGCAGTCATCGGCGCTGGCAGCCCGTACCGCCGCGGAGCAGGCATCAGCCGTCCGCGCAGGCCTGCAATCCAAGCAGAGTCGGCTGCGAACACAGATAGCAGAAGTAGAGGCGCTCTACCGCGCACTGACTCCCGACCAGCGTGCGGCGCTCGCCGATCCCGGGCCGGTGCCGCCCGCGCCGCCGGCCCCACCAGCGGCAAACCCCGCCATCATGGCATTGCCCGAGGCGATAGCGCCGGCGGGGCCGGGTCCGTCCAATGCGCCCGGTGGGGCAGCGGTCGTGCAGGCGGCGTTGACCCGTGTGGGTGCGCCCTATTCGTGGGGTGCGACAGGACCAGATGCGTTCGACTGCTCGGGGCTCATCAAGTGGGCGTTCCTGCAGAACGGCAAGTCGCTGCCGCGATCTAGTCAGGCGCTGGCGGCGGGCGGAGAACCCGTGGCGACGGCCGAAGTGCAGCCCGGCGACATCGTCACTTTCTACTCGGACGCCTCGCACGCGGGCATCTACATTGGCGATGGGAACATGGTGCATGCCTCGACGTACGGCACTCCGGTGAAAGTGGCGCCGATCTCGTCGGCGCCGATCTACAACGTGCGCCGCTACTAG